The DNA window CTCCGCATTCGCCATAAAGCTTCCGGTGGTTCTTACTTGCCACACGAAGAATCGCTTTGAGTCCTGCGAAAAGCCAAGCTCGCCCGGCAGATCAAGAACCTTGGCGGGCGAGTTATCGTCAACACGCCAGACATACTGCTTCGCTTGCGTGCTGACACCCAGGAACTCACCGTTCGGAGAGAAGGCAGGAACGGCCCGACCGGCTTCCTGCAGTTCCCCCAGAACTTTCACCGGCGGCGAATCGGCCGCCGGCTCCTCGGCATGGCTGGCGATACGGGCGGCCGAGAACAGCAGCCAAAAACAGAAAAACAGCAGGCGGTGAACGTTCATCCGACGTTATCCAGCACGAGAGTGGCGGCGGCTCGAATCGCCTCCCACTTTAACGCGTTACGGAGCCGGCTGGTAGCGAAACAGGAACGTTTGCATCGGCCCGCTGAAACGGGACGGAATCAGCGCCACGCACACATCGTGCTGCGGGTCGTACACCAGGGCGCACTCGTGCCCCAGACTGCCGGCCGGTACTTCCACGTCGACCTGCGACAGGCGGCCTGTGCCGCAGTGGTACGCGTACAGTTTCTGGCCCAGCCATAGGACCGTATCGTGCTTGGGCAGATAGACGGCCTCACGCCCGATGGCGGCCTGGCCCGTCGTTTCCAGCCGACGCCAGCCGGCGTCCTCGCTTGCTTTTTCCCCTGCGCTCGCATCCAGACTGCGGGCAAAGACCTCGACCTGCTCGGCGTCCCCTTTGAGTTTGAGCAGGCGGTTTCGCTGGGAGTCGTAGATCAGCGGCTGGAATTCGTAATGGTATTTGATCGCCTTGTTCGCAGGCGGGAATTGATCGTCGATCTGTTCCCAGGTGACGGAGCCGGAGGCGGCGTCGACCTTGCCGCGATACAGGTCGGAATTCGAAGTGGCGTACACGCCCGACGGCGCCGCGACCAGCGACAGATGCCAATCGTTCTTGAACGACCGGCCGAGCGACGGCGGACGCATTTTCTTCCCGGCCGAGTCATACACCCAGGAGGCATAACCATCGCGCTGTGGGTCGTAGATCAGCACGTTGTCGGGGTTGTCGGTCAGCTGCAGTTCGTCGCCTGCGTTCCAGGCGGGCCGGGCCAGGTAGACAACCGACTTGCTGGCCGGATCGTAGCAGTACCATAAATAGGTGTGCTGGCTGAACGGCCGCATGCCGTAACTCCAGCCGTAAATGCCGGCGTTCGTCCCTTCCAGATACGGCGGGAAGCGGGGCGGCTGATCCTGCGTCCAGCGATTGTCGGCGATGCTGTACCGGGCCACGTCGTTCCCTGAATAACCCGAGTGCCCGCCGCCGGTGTAAAGCACCTCGCTGCGGTCCGTATCCATTACGGCCGTCGACCAGGTCTTGCTCACCAGATGTCCGGGCGGCTCCGCATTGACGAACTGGTTGACCGGCAGATCGGCCAGACGTTTCAGGTTCGCGGCCCGATCCGGCGCCGGCGCTTCGGCCAGCGAGCGACGCTGCTCGGGGTACTTCCAGGCGACGCTTCCCGGCTCCGCGCCGGGCAGTTCGACCGGCGTGCGGAGCGCGTCCAGGTCGGGACGAAAGGCGAACGTCTGGCGCTTACCACCCAGCGCCACCAGCAGCACCACGCCCGGGGTCGAGCTGGCGTCGGCCGTCAGCCAGGTACTGCCGGGCAACGTGAGAGAAGCGTCCAGCGGGGTCCAGCGGTTCACTTCCGGCTGGAAGAACCACGTCTCCTTCGCGGCCGAGGTGGCGGCCGCATGATGACGCTCGAACTTGCGCTGGTCGGCCTCGCAGACCAGCACGCCGCCTGCCACGGCCGCTGCGGCCGGCGCTTCCATCGGCGGCGGACAAACGGCCGGCCGGCGTTCCTCCCAGCGGTTGGTTTTCAGATCGAACACCCACGTATCATTGAGGGCGGCAGCCTGGTCGTAACCGCCGAACAGCACCAGCGTGTGGCTGCCGGGTTCATAAACCAGGCTGCCGTTGCAACGCGGCGGCGGCTGCAGCGGCAGGTCCAGCCGGCTCCAGCGATTCTGCCGGCAGTCATAACTCCAGGTCGGCGCGCTGCCGGATGGGTTGGTGGCCAGACCGCCGCCGAAGAGCAGCACCCGGTCCCCTTGCGGGTCATACGCCATGCTGGCCCAGGCCAGATTGCCGCAGGTGGTGGGATGGTTCTCGGCCTGCAGGTCGGTCCAGCTATTGGTTTTGGGGTCGAGGGCGAACGTGCAGCGGTCGGCGTAGTAGAGAATCCGCTGACGCTCTGAATCCCAGCAGGCCATGTTGAAGGTCAGCGCGGGACTCGGCCGCATGACGCCGTCAAAGTCCCACCACTGGATGCGGTTGGTCGTATGATAGCCGCCGACAACCTGCTGCCGTGGGCCTTCGTCGTGCCGCAAGCCATCGGGTCCGTTCTGGCCCAGGATGCGGAACGGCGGGAATTCGTCGGCCTTCCATGTCGCCTGTTTGGACGCGGGAAAGGCCGGCAGCCAGCCGGGCGACGCGGGATCAAACGCTTCCAGTTCATACCGCCGGTAAACGTTCCGCGCCGGCTTCTCGCCGCCCGTTCCCCACAGGTACAGCCGGCCGACGCCGCCAGCCATGACGGCTTTGGCGAACGTCTTGCCGCCGGACGCGTCTTCCGTATGCAGCAGCGTCCAGGTGTTGGCCGGCAGATTGTCGAGCGCGGGTGACGTCCCCGCACTCGGCTGGGCGAACAAGGACGGCGTACCGGCCAGCGTTGCGAGCATCCCGCAGGCAAGAGCGATGAGAAACGAACGGCAAGCGAAGCGGAGTTTCATGGCGGCCCTGGATAGCAAAGGAGGCAGACGACGCTGGCGACGTCCGTTCATAGAAAACGGCGGTCGCAATGACCGCCGTTTGGGGATTCGATTCTATCGGCTGTTGGGCGGCCTATTCGTCTTTGGAGCCGCCCAGGGTGACGGAAATGTTATAAGCGTCCTGCAGATGGGCGTGCGCGACGCTGGCGTACTGGTTGGTGGGGAAGCGTTTGCAAACCATCTGGAAGGTTTTGATGGCCTGTTCTTTCTGGTCCGCTTCTTCGCGCGTGTAGCCGATCTGGAGCAGGGCCCAGGGAGCGGACGCCTCGTGGGCCAGCACCTGGTTGTAGAGGATGATGGCCTCTTGCGGGT is part of the Lignipirellula cremea genome and encodes:
- a CDS encoding YncE family protein, with protein sequence MNVHRLLFFCFWLLFSAARIASHAEEPAADSPPVKVLGELQEAGRAVPAFSPNGEFLGVSTQAKQYVWRVDDNSPAKVLDLPGELGFSQDSKRFFVWQVRTTGSFMANAEVGPLDLSEFDATTVKLIKRWELPFPPRMVSDFPQYRTAFSSSGPRLAAAYVTVDKADRADWRIAVFGTGEK
- a CDS encoding Kelch repeat-containing protein — encoded protein: MKLRFACRSFLIALACGMLATLAGTPSLFAQPSAGTSPALDNLPANTWTLLHTEDASGGKTFAKAVMAGGVGRLYLWGTGGEKPARNVYRRYELEAFDPASPGWLPAFPASKQATWKADEFPPFRILGQNGPDGLRHDEGPRQQVVGGYHTTNRIQWWDFDGVMRPSPALTFNMACWDSERQRILYYADRCTFALDPKTNSWTDLQAENHPTTCGNLAWASMAYDPQGDRVLLFGGGLATNPSGSAPTWSYDCRQNRWSRLDLPLQPPPRCNGSLVYEPGSHTLVLFGGYDQAAALNDTWVFDLKTNRWEERRPAVCPPPMEAPAAAAVAGGVLVCEADQRKFERHHAAATSAAKETWFFQPEVNRWTPLDASLTLPGSTWLTADASSTPGVVLLVALGGKRQTFAFRPDLDALRTPVELPGAEPGSVAWKYPEQRRSLAEAPAPDRAANLKRLADLPVNQFVNAEPPGHLVSKTWSTAVMDTDRSEVLYTGGGHSGYSGNDVARYSIADNRWTQDQPPRFPPYLEGTNAGIYGWSYGMRPFSQHTYLWYCYDPASKSVVYLARPAWNAGDELQLTDNPDNVLIYDPQRDGYASWVYDSAGKKMRPPSLGRSFKNDWHLSLVAAPSGVYATSNSDLYRGKVDAASGSVTWEQIDDQFPPANKAIKYHYEFQPLIYDSQRNRLLKLKGDAEQVEVFARSLDASAGEKASEDAGWRRLETTGQAAIGREAVYLPKHDTVLWLGQKLYAYHCGTGRLSQVDVEVPAGSLGHECALVYDPQHDVCVALIPSRFSGPMQTFLFRYQPAP